Proteins from a genomic interval of Gopherus evgoodei ecotype Sinaloan lineage chromosome 7, rGopEvg1_v1.p, whole genome shotgun sequence:
- the LOC115654777 gene encoding prosaposin-like isoform X4 gives MQLLVLLCLLAAAAVASPLLWERDCVKGPEIWCQNLRTASECGAVKHCQQTVWNKPSVKSIPCDLCKEVVTVAGNLLKDNSTEGEIRSYIEKICEFLPDQGLVSECKETVDAYLPVVMDLIKEELDNPEILCSALCLCQSLQKHLAAMKLQKQLQSNKIPELDFSELASPFMANVPLLLYPQDKPKQESQGAGDVCKDCVQLVTDVQEAVRTNSSFVTSLIAHAKEECERLGPAAADVCKDYISQYSDLAIQMMMHMQPKDICAMVGFCPSLKSVPLLTLVPAKVMHEVKMEPVEEMQKNLVQTETFSICDICETMVKEVTNLLENNRTEEEIVFEMEKLCSVFPQSIKDQCKDFVEIYGKAVIDMLLEATSAETVCIMLKCCTSRKPSPEVRTASEPLQAGDFCDVCKMVVHYLEKQLEKNATGAEIEAALEKVCHFLPKSISEECVQFVDQYEPLLVTLLTEIMDPTFVCSKLGVCVSTKQRLLGSEECVWGPGYWCKNMETAAQCNAVEHCKRHVWN, from the exons ATGCAGCTGCTGGTTTTGCTGTGTCTGTTGGCTGCTG CAGCTGTGGCAAGCCCCCTCTTGTGGGAGAGAGACTGCGTGAAGGGTCCTGAGATATGGTGTCAGAATTTGCGGACTGCATCAGAATGTGGAGCTGTGAAACACTGTCAGCAAACTGTCTGGAACAAGCCTTCTGTG AAAAGCATCCCATGTGACTTATGTAAAGAGGTTGTAACAGTGGCTGGGAATCTCTTGAAGGACAATAGCACAGAG GGTGAGATCCGTTCTTATATCGAGAAGATATGTGAGTTCCTTCCTGACCAAGGCCTGGTATCTGAATGCAAGGAGACCGTGGATGCTTACCTACCAGTTGTCATGGACCTGATCAAAGAAGAGTTA GATAATCCTGAAATACTGTGCAGTGCCCTCTGCTTGTGCCAATCCCTTCAGAAGCATCTTGCTGCAATGAAACTTCAGAAACAGCTCCAGTCCAACAAGATACCTGAACTGGACTTCTCAGAACTGGCATCTCCCTTCATGGCTAATGTGCCTCTTCTCCTTTACCCTCAGGACAAGCCCAAGCAAGAGTCTCAG GGGGCTGGGGACGTGTGCAAAGACTGTGTTCAGCTAGTCACTGATGTTCAGGAAGCTGTAAGGACCAACTCATCTTTTGTGACTTCCTTAATTGCTCATGCCAAGGAGGAGTGTGAACGCTTGGGACCTGCCGCAGCTGATGTG TGcaaggactacatctcccagtATTCAGACTTGGCTATTCAAATGATGATGCACATG CAACCAAAGGATATCTGTGCCATGGTTGGATTCTGTCCTTCCCTGAAATCTGTGCCCCTCCTGACTCTAGTGCCCGCAAAAGTGATGCATGAAGTGAAGATGGAACCTGTGGAGGAG ATGCAGAAAAACCTGGTGCAAACTGAAACATTCTCTATCTGCGATATATGTGAGACAATGGTGAAAGAGGTGACCAACCTGCTGGAGAACAACAGGACAGAG GAGGAAATAGTGTTTGAAATGGAGAAGCTCTGCTCCGTGTTCCCTCAAAGTATCAAAGACCAGTGTAAGGACTTTGTGGAAATTTATGGCAAAGCTGTCATTGACATGTTGTTGGAGGCAACTAGTGCCGAAACTGTATGCATCATGCTGAAATGTTGCACAAGCCGCAAGCCTTCTCCTGAAG TGAGAACTGCTTCAGAGCCATTGCAGGCTGGTGACTTCTGTGACGTGTGCAAGATGGTTGTACATTACTTAGAGAAGCAACTGGAGAAGAATGCTACAGGAGCTGAAATTGAGGCTGCACTTGAAAAAGTCTGTCACTTCCTACCAAAATCTATCAGTGAGGAG TGTGTTCAGTTTGTGGATCAGTATGAGCCACTGCTTGTGACGCTCTTGACAGAGATCATGGACCCAACTTTTGTGTGCAGT AAACTAGGAGTCTGTGTGTCGACTAAACAGCGTCTCTTAGGATCAGAAGAATGTGTTTGGGGCCCAGGCTACTGGTGTAAGAACATGGAGACTGCAGCTCAGTGCAAT GCTGTCGAGCACTGCAAACGTCACGTGTGGAACTAG
- the LOC115654777 gene encoding prosaposin-like isoform X2: MQLLVLLCLLAAAVASPLLWERDCVKGPEIWCQNLRTASECGAVKHCQQTVWNKPSVKSIPCDLCKEVVTVAGNLLKDNSTEGEIRSYIEKICEFLPDQGLVSECKETVDAYLPVVMDLIKEELDNPEILCSALCLCQSLQKHLAAMKLQKQLQSNKIPELDFSELASPFMANVPLLLYPQDKPKQESQGAGDVCKDCVQLVTDVQEAVRTNSSFVTSLIAHAKEECERLGPAAADVCKDYISQYSDLAIQMMMHMQDQQPKDICAMVGFCPSLKSVPLLTLVPAKVMHEVKMEPVEEMQKNLVQTETFSICDICETMVKEVTNLLENNRTEEEIVFEMEKLCSVFPQSIKDQCKDFVEIYGKAVIDMLLEATSAETVCIMLKCCTSRKPSPEVRTASEPLQAGDFCDVCKMVVHYLEKQLEKNATGAEIEAALEKVCHFLPKSISEECVQFVDQYEPLLVTLLTEIMDPTFVCSKLGVCVSTKQRLLGSEECVWGPGYWCKNMETAAQCNAVEHCKRHVWN, from the exons ATGCAGCTGCTGGTTTTGCTGTGTCTGTTGGCTGCTG CTGTGGCAAGCCCCCTCTTGTGGGAGAGAGACTGCGTGAAGGGTCCTGAGATATGGTGTCAGAATTTGCGGACTGCATCAGAATGTGGAGCTGTGAAACACTGTCAGCAAACTGTCTGGAACAAGCCTTCTGTG AAAAGCATCCCATGTGACTTATGTAAAGAGGTTGTAACAGTGGCTGGGAATCTCTTGAAGGACAATAGCACAGAG GGTGAGATCCGTTCTTATATCGAGAAGATATGTGAGTTCCTTCCTGACCAAGGCCTGGTATCTGAATGCAAGGAGACCGTGGATGCTTACCTACCAGTTGTCATGGACCTGATCAAAGAAGAGTTA GATAATCCTGAAATACTGTGCAGTGCCCTCTGCTTGTGCCAATCCCTTCAGAAGCATCTTGCTGCAATGAAACTTCAGAAACAGCTCCAGTCCAACAAGATACCTGAACTGGACTTCTCAGAACTGGCATCTCCCTTCATGGCTAATGTGCCTCTTCTCCTTTACCCTCAGGACAAGCCCAAGCAAGAGTCTCAG GGGGCTGGGGACGTGTGCAAAGACTGTGTTCAGCTAGTCACTGATGTTCAGGAAGCTGTAAGGACCAACTCATCTTTTGTGACTTCCTTAATTGCTCATGCCAAGGAGGAGTGTGAACGCTTGGGACCTGCCGCAGCTGATGTG TGcaaggactacatctcccagtATTCAGACTTGGCTATTCAAATGATGATGCACATG CAGGACCAG CAACCAAAGGATATCTGTGCCATGGTTGGATTCTGTCCTTCCCTGAAATCTGTGCCCCTCCTGACTCTAGTGCCCGCAAAAGTGATGCATGAAGTGAAGATGGAACCTGTGGAGGAG ATGCAGAAAAACCTGGTGCAAACTGAAACATTCTCTATCTGCGATATATGTGAGACAATGGTGAAAGAGGTGACCAACCTGCTGGAGAACAACAGGACAGAG GAGGAAATAGTGTTTGAAATGGAGAAGCTCTGCTCCGTGTTCCCTCAAAGTATCAAAGACCAGTGTAAGGACTTTGTGGAAATTTATGGCAAAGCTGTCATTGACATGTTGTTGGAGGCAACTAGTGCCGAAACTGTATGCATCATGCTGAAATGTTGCACAAGCCGCAAGCCTTCTCCTGAAG TGAGAACTGCTTCAGAGCCATTGCAGGCTGGTGACTTCTGTGACGTGTGCAAGATGGTTGTACATTACTTAGAGAAGCAACTGGAGAAGAATGCTACAGGAGCTGAAATTGAGGCTGCACTTGAAAAAGTCTGTCACTTCCTACCAAAATCTATCAGTGAGGAG TGTGTTCAGTTTGTGGATCAGTATGAGCCACTGCTTGTGACGCTCTTGACAGAGATCATGGACCCAACTTTTGTGTGCAGT AAACTAGGAGTCTGTGTGTCGACTAAACAGCGTCTCTTAGGATCAGAAGAATGTGTTTGGGGCCCAGGCTACTGGTGTAAGAACATGGAGACTGCAGCTCAGTGCAAT GCTGTCGAGCACTGCAAACGTCACGTGTGGAACTAG
- the LOC115654777 gene encoding prosaposin-like isoform X3 — MQLLVLLCLLAAAAVASPLLWERDCVKGPEIWCQNLRTASECGAVKHCQQTVWNKPSVKSIPCDLCKEVVTVAGNLLKDNSTEGEIRSYIEKICEFLPDQGLVSECKETVDAYLPVVMDLIKEELDNPEILCSALCLCQSLQKHLAAMKLQKQLQSNKIPELDFSELASPFMANVPLLLYPQDKPKQESQGAGDVCKDCVQLVTDVQEAVRTNSSFVTSLIAHAKEECERLGPAAADVCKDYISQYSDLAIQMMMHMDQQPKDICAMVGFCPSLKSVPLLTLVPAKVMHEVKMEPVEEMQKNLVQTETFSICDICETMVKEVTNLLENNRTEEEIVFEMEKLCSVFPQSIKDQCKDFVEIYGKAVIDMLLEATSAETVCIMLKCCTSRKPSPEVRTASEPLQAGDFCDVCKMVVHYLEKQLEKNATGAEIEAALEKVCHFLPKSISEECVQFVDQYEPLLVTLLTEIMDPTFVCSKLGVCVSTKQRLLGSEECVWGPGYWCKNMETAAQCNAVEHCKRHVWN, encoded by the exons ATGCAGCTGCTGGTTTTGCTGTGTCTGTTGGCTGCTG CAGCTGTGGCAAGCCCCCTCTTGTGGGAGAGAGACTGCGTGAAGGGTCCTGAGATATGGTGTCAGAATTTGCGGACTGCATCAGAATGTGGAGCTGTGAAACACTGTCAGCAAACTGTCTGGAACAAGCCTTCTGTG AAAAGCATCCCATGTGACTTATGTAAAGAGGTTGTAACAGTGGCTGGGAATCTCTTGAAGGACAATAGCACAGAG GGTGAGATCCGTTCTTATATCGAGAAGATATGTGAGTTCCTTCCTGACCAAGGCCTGGTATCTGAATGCAAGGAGACCGTGGATGCTTACCTACCAGTTGTCATGGACCTGATCAAAGAAGAGTTA GATAATCCTGAAATACTGTGCAGTGCCCTCTGCTTGTGCCAATCCCTTCAGAAGCATCTTGCTGCAATGAAACTTCAGAAACAGCTCCAGTCCAACAAGATACCTGAACTGGACTTCTCAGAACTGGCATCTCCCTTCATGGCTAATGTGCCTCTTCTCCTTTACCCTCAGGACAAGCCCAAGCAAGAGTCTCAG GGGGCTGGGGACGTGTGCAAAGACTGTGTTCAGCTAGTCACTGATGTTCAGGAAGCTGTAAGGACCAACTCATCTTTTGTGACTTCCTTAATTGCTCATGCCAAGGAGGAGTGTGAACGCTTGGGACCTGCCGCAGCTGATGTG TGcaaggactacatctcccagtATTCAGACTTGGCTATTCAAATGATGATGCACATG GACCAG CAACCAAAGGATATCTGTGCCATGGTTGGATTCTGTCCTTCCCTGAAATCTGTGCCCCTCCTGACTCTAGTGCCCGCAAAAGTGATGCATGAAGTGAAGATGGAACCTGTGGAGGAG ATGCAGAAAAACCTGGTGCAAACTGAAACATTCTCTATCTGCGATATATGTGAGACAATGGTGAAAGAGGTGACCAACCTGCTGGAGAACAACAGGACAGAG GAGGAAATAGTGTTTGAAATGGAGAAGCTCTGCTCCGTGTTCCCTCAAAGTATCAAAGACCAGTGTAAGGACTTTGTGGAAATTTATGGCAAAGCTGTCATTGACATGTTGTTGGAGGCAACTAGTGCCGAAACTGTATGCATCATGCTGAAATGTTGCACAAGCCGCAAGCCTTCTCCTGAAG TGAGAACTGCTTCAGAGCCATTGCAGGCTGGTGACTTCTGTGACGTGTGCAAGATGGTTGTACATTACTTAGAGAAGCAACTGGAGAAGAATGCTACAGGAGCTGAAATTGAGGCTGCACTTGAAAAAGTCTGTCACTTCCTACCAAAATCTATCAGTGAGGAG TGTGTTCAGTTTGTGGATCAGTATGAGCCACTGCTTGTGACGCTCTTGACAGAGATCATGGACCCAACTTTTGTGTGCAGT AAACTAGGAGTCTGTGTGTCGACTAAACAGCGTCTCTTAGGATCAGAAGAATGTGTTTGGGGCCCAGGCTACTGGTGTAAGAACATGGAGACTGCAGCTCAGTGCAAT GCTGTCGAGCACTGCAAACGTCACGTGTGGAACTAG
- the LOC115654777 gene encoding prosaposin-like isoform X1 has translation MQLLVLLCLLAAAAVASPLLWERDCVKGPEIWCQNLRTASECGAVKHCQQTVWNKPSVKSIPCDLCKEVVTVAGNLLKDNSTEGEIRSYIEKICEFLPDQGLVSECKETVDAYLPVVMDLIKEELDNPEILCSALCLCQSLQKHLAAMKLQKQLQSNKIPELDFSELASPFMANVPLLLYPQDKPKQESQGAGDVCKDCVQLVTDVQEAVRTNSSFVTSLIAHAKEECERLGPAAADVCKDYISQYSDLAIQMMMHMQDQQPKDICAMVGFCPSLKSVPLLTLVPAKVMHEVKMEPVEEMQKNLVQTETFSICDICETMVKEVTNLLENNRTEEEIVFEMEKLCSVFPQSIKDQCKDFVEIYGKAVIDMLLEATSAETVCIMLKCCTSRKPSPEVRTASEPLQAGDFCDVCKMVVHYLEKQLEKNATGAEIEAALEKVCHFLPKSISEECVQFVDQYEPLLVTLLTEIMDPTFVCSKLGVCVSTKQRLLGSEECVWGPGYWCKNMETAAQCNAVEHCKRHVWN, from the exons ATGCAGCTGCTGGTTTTGCTGTGTCTGTTGGCTGCTG CAGCTGTGGCAAGCCCCCTCTTGTGGGAGAGAGACTGCGTGAAGGGTCCTGAGATATGGTGTCAGAATTTGCGGACTGCATCAGAATGTGGAGCTGTGAAACACTGTCAGCAAACTGTCTGGAACAAGCCTTCTGTG AAAAGCATCCCATGTGACTTATGTAAAGAGGTTGTAACAGTGGCTGGGAATCTCTTGAAGGACAATAGCACAGAG GGTGAGATCCGTTCTTATATCGAGAAGATATGTGAGTTCCTTCCTGACCAAGGCCTGGTATCTGAATGCAAGGAGACCGTGGATGCTTACCTACCAGTTGTCATGGACCTGATCAAAGAAGAGTTA GATAATCCTGAAATACTGTGCAGTGCCCTCTGCTTGTGCCAATCCCTTCAGAAGCATCTTGCTGCAATGAAACTTCAGAAACAGCTCCAGTCCAACAAGATACCTGAACTGGACTTCTCAGAACTGGCATCTCCCTTCATGGCTAATGTGCCTCTTCTCCTTTACCCTCAGGACAAGCCCAAGCAAGAGTCTCAG GGGGCTGGGGACGTGTGCAAAGACTGTGTTCAGCTAGTCACTGATGTTCAGGAAGCTGTAAGGACCAACTCATCTTTTGTGACTTCCTTAATTGCTCATGCCAAGGAGGAGTGTGAACGCTTGGGACCTGCCGCAGCTGATGTG TGcaaggactacatctcccagtATTCAGACTTGGCTATTCAAATGATGATGCACATG CAGGACCAG CAACCAAAGGATATCTGTGCCATGGTTGGATTCTGTCCTTCCCTGAAATCTGTGCCCCTCCTGACTCTAGTGCCCGCAAAAGTGATGCATGAAGTGAAGATGGAACCTGTGGAGGAG ATGCAGAAAAACCTGGTGCAAACTGAAACATTCTCTATCTGCGATATATGTGAGACAATGGTGAAAGAGGTGACCAACCTGCTGGAGAACAACAGGACAGAG GAGGAAATAGTGTTTGAAATGGAGAAGCTCTGCTCCGTGTTCCCTCAAAGTATCAAAGACCAGTGTAAGGACTTTGTGGAAATTTATGGCAAAGCTGTCATTGACATGTTGTTGGAGGCAACTAGTGCCGAAACTGTATGCATCATGCTGAAATGTTGCACAAGCCGCAAGCCTTCTCCTGAAG TGAGAACTGCTTCAGAGCCATTGCAGGCTGGTGACTTCTGTGACGTGTGCAAGATGGTTGTACATTACTTAGAGAAGCAACTGGAGAAGAATGCTACAGGAGCTGAAATTGAGGCTGCACTTGAAAAAGTCTGTCACTTCCTACCAAAATCTATCAGTGAGGAG TGTGTTCAGTTTGTGGATCAGTATGAGCCACTGCTTGTGACGCTCTTGACAGAGATCATGGACCCAACTTTTGTGTGCAGT AAACTAGGAGTCTGTGTGTCGACTAAACAGCGTCTCTTAGGATCAGAAGAATGTGTTTGGGGCCCAGGCTACTGGTGTAAGAACATGGAGACTGCAGCTCAGTGCAAT GCTGTCGAGCACTGCAAACGTCACGTGTGGAACTAG
- the LOC115654777 gene encoding prosaposin-like isoform X5 translates to MFLDVTAVASPLLWERDCVKGPEIWCQNLRTASECGAVKHCQQTVWNKPSVKSIPCDLCKEVVTVAGNLLKDNSTEGEIRSYIEKICEFLPDQGLVSECKETVDAYLPVVMDLIKEELDNPEILCSALCLCQSLQKHLAAMKLQKQLQSNKIPELDFSELASPFMANVPLLLYPQDKPKQESQGAGDVCKDCVQLVTDVQEAVRTNSSFVTSLIAHAKEECERLGPAAADVCKDYISQYSDLAIQMMMHMQDQQPKDICAMVGFCPSLKSVPLLTLVPAKVMHEVKMEPVEEMQKNLVQTETFSICDICETMVKEVTNLLENNRTEEEIVFEMEKLCSVFPQSIKDQCKDFVEIYGKAVIDMLLEATSAETVCIMLKCCTSRKPSPEVRTASEPLQAGDFCDVCKMVVHYLEKQLEKNATGAEIEAALEKVCHFLPKSISEECVQFVDQYEPLLVTLLTEIMDPTFVCSKLGVCVSTKQRLLGSEECVWGPGYWCKNMETAAQCNAVEHCKRHVWN, encoded by the exons ATGTTCTTGGATGTTACAG CTGTGGCAAGCCCCCTCTTGTGGGAGAGAGACTGCGTGAAGGGTCCTGAGATATGGTGTCAGAATTTGCGGACTGCATCAGAATGTGGAGCTGTGAAACACTGTCAGCAAACTGTCTGGAACAAGCCTTCTGTG AAAAGCATCCCATGTGACTTATGTAAAGAGGTTGTAACAGTGGCTGGGAATCTCTTGAAGGACAATAGCACAGAG GGTGAGATCCGTTCTTATATCGAGAAGATATGTGAGTTCCTTCCTGACCAAGGCCTGGTATCTGAATGCAAGGAGACCGTGGATGCTTACCTACCAGTTGTCATGGACCTGATCAAAGAAGAGTTA GATAATCCTGAAATACTGTGCAGTGCCCTCTGCTTGTGCCAATCCCTTCAGAAGCATCTTGCTGCAATGAAACTTCAGAAACAGCTCCAGTCCAACAAGATACCTGAACTGGACTTCTCAGAACTGGCATCTCCCTTCATGGCTAATGTGCCTCTTCTCCTTTACCCTCAGGACAAGCCCAAGCAAGAGTCTCAG GGGGCTGGGGACGTGTGCAAAGACTGTGTTCAGCTAGTCACTGATGTTCAGGAAGCTGTAAGGACCAACTCATCTTTTGTGACTTCCTTAATTGCTCATGCCAAGGAGGAGTGTGAACGCTTGGGACCTGCCGCAGCTGATGTG TGcaaggactacatctcccagtATTCAGACTTGGCTATTCAAATGATGATGCACATG CAGGACCAG CAACCAAAGGATATCTGTGCCATGGTTGGATTCTGTCCTTCCCTGAAATCTGTGCCCCTCCTGACTCTAGTGCCCGCAAAAGTGATGCATGAAGTGAAGATGGAACCTGTGGAGGAG ATGCAGAAAAACCTGGTGCAAACTGAAACATTCTCTATCTGCGATATATGTGAGACAATGGTGAAAGAGGTGACCAACCTGCTGGAGAACAACAGGACAGAG GAGGAAATAGTGTTTGAAATGGAGAAGCTCTGCTCCGTGTTCCCTCAAAGTATCAAAGACCAGTGTAAGGACTTTGTGGAAATTTATGGCAAAGCTGTCATTGACATGTTGTTGGAGGCAACTAGTGCCGAAACTGTATGCATCATGCTGAAATGTTGCACAAGCCGCAAGCCTTCTCCTGAAG TGAGAACTGCTTCAGAGCCATTGCAGGCTGGTGACTTCTGTGACGTGTGCAAGATGGTTGTACATTACTTAGAGAAGCAACTGGAGAAGAATGCTACAGGAGCTGAAATTGAGGCTGCACTTGAAAAAGTCTGTCACTTCCTACCAAAATCTATCAGTGAGGAG TGTGTTCAGTTTGTGGATCAGTATGAGCCACTGCTTGTGACGCTCTTGACAGAGATCATGGACCCAACTTTTGTGTGCAGT AAACTAGGAGTCTGTGTGTCGACTAAACAGCGTCTCTTAGGATCAGAAGAATGTGTTTGGGGCCCAGGCTACTGGTGTAAGAACATGGAGACTGCAGCTCAGTGCAAT GCTGTCGAGCACTGCAAACGTCACGTGTGGAACTAG